Sequence from the Panicum virgatum strain AP13 chromosome 5N, P.virgatum_v5, whole genome shotgun sequence genome:
TGCGGCTCAGACGCCGCCGAGCAAGTGGCTGCGGAGCGCCGTGGcgagagcggcgccggcggccgcgagccCGGGGAACTGCGCGGCGACGAGCGACAGCATCGCGAGCCCCGCGCCGAGCAGCCAGAGGGCGAAGCCAGCGAGCACGTGCTCGGCGTTGCAGCGAGCGAGGCGGCGCCACGTGAGGACGAGCGCGCCGAGCATCATGAAAGCGCGGGCGGAGTCGAGGAGCTGccgggccacgccgccgcggccgcggccgcggcccacCCGCGCCGGTACCAGGAGgttcccgccaccgccgccgtgggcgCGGGGGGGATAGCCCATctccggcggagcggcggcagccATTCGGCCTCCCAGGCGTGTGCCACGCGACTGCCACGACGCACCTGTGCGGCAGAGCTTGCCGGTGCAAGTCTGGCCTCTGGGTGCTCGGCGCTTTTGCCGGGGATGCGGGCGCCTTATATAGGAGCAGTGTCTCGCCACCACCGGGCTCCATCCGTGGTGCTTCCCGGCGAGCAGGCGTCAATGTCAAGTCGACGCTTTTTCAGAGACTTCCTCGGCCGGAACGTGTCGTCAACGTCCAGGTTCCATCCGGCCATTTTCGGGGCGGCTGACTATCGGTGGCCATTAATCGGCCGGTGATCAGGACTCCAGAATGGGATGGAGCGGTGTTTGAATCCGTACGCAGTCTTAACTCGGAAGGACGCATGGCACACTGGGAATAGACGATTGCTCAGTGCCCACCAAGGAAAAAAATTTCGAACGGTAAATCCGGTTTACCGGAAAATTTATCGTTACCGGTGGTGTCCGAGAAACAAATTTCGGTGTGATTTCGCATTTATcggttttaaatttgaaaattcaaaaaaaattatataaaatagaataaaaatatgataaaaaactagacaTTTTATGAGCATTTTGgactaatattttttttgaaatgtaaCCTCATATGttgtgtaaaaaaaaagaaactgagCTTTTAAAGTTGAAGCACTCACCTTATCCATTCGCACGCCGCGAGCAGCCGGCCAGACTCCCCATTTCTCCTCCTCCAGTCCTCCCACACCCGAGCTGCTCCCTCCTTGTCTCCCGGCGATTTCCGATCGGATCCCACCGGTTTCCGCGCTTGTGGAGGCGGTTTCCGACCGGCAGAAGCGGTTTCCGGGCGGGGCGCCGGTGCCGCTGCCGGCCGCTCCCGCCATTTCCCGAGCGGAAATCGGGGTGTTTCGGCCGGATTTCGTCGCCGGTCGCGTGTAGCTTCCGCCTGCTCCGGTTTTTGCGGTTTTCCGGACGTTCCGGCCAGTAAACCTCTGATTCCGACCGGTTTTTTCTCCCTCCCGACCGGATCCGGCTGCTGTGGGTAAGgctttttttgtttgaatttttttatggtAGCAAGTAGTGTAATATAAGTATTAGTAGAAGTATACAATGTTTTTATGGATTAGAAAACGAGAATGTGCATGTATTTGTTATTCATGTTTTGTTATGTATGTGTATGAGTACAAATGTGAAAATTAATATGCATGTGTATGACAAATTGAGAATGTGCATGTATTTTTGGTATGTgaatatgcatgtgtatgtgtatgaatgttgcacCGTTGCAGGTAAATGGTTGACCCTGTTTGGGAGCATGGAGAAAAAAGGGGAGCGGGTTTCAAGTGCAAGTATTGTGGCACATCAAAGAGCGATGGAGGGGCAACACGGTTCAAGGACCACTTGGCACATAGAGGTCATGATGTTATTGATTGCCCTTCGGTTCCCCCCGCGGTGAAGAACTTTTTCATTAGCGAGTTGGACAAGATAAAGGCGAAGAAGTATGAAAGACAGCAAGATAGGCGTAGGAGAGATGCTGCAGCTCGAAGTACTCAATATGTTGACTTGGaaggtgaggaagaagaagaagagcaggaTGATGAGTTGCAGCAAGCTTTGAGACATTCACGGGAAGAGTATGAGTTTAGGCAAAGGGCTGGTCCAAGGTATGAGAGGGGTGGTGGTTCTGGATCAGGCCAGGCACGGGATCCAGGTGGTGGCTCTAGACAAATTGGGAGGTTGTTTTCTAGGAGTCGGTCACATATCCCCGAGCGGGCAAGGGACTATAACCTTGCTACTGCTTCTGGACCGAGGCAGCAGAGGATTGATACGGGGCCTTGGACGTCTAAGGGGAGGACTGCGAGAGAGTTGCTGGGTAGGGCGTGGTCAAAGGCTTGCCACTCCGTTGGTATTCCTGGACGGAAGGTAGATGACCCTTACTTTAGGGCGGCCATCATAGAGACACAGAAACAAGGTAAATAATCATTTATTATTGCATGTCAATTTGTATTCTACATCCCGGATCATATGTGATTATTGCATGCAGGTACTGGGGTCACGATCCCAACTGGGAGGGACATTGATGGAAAATATCTTTCAGAGAACATGGAGGAGATAAAGAAGGAGATCAACAAGTGGAAGCAAGAGTTCCCTGAGTATGGTGCCACTATCATATGTGATTCATGGACCGGTATTTCTCGCAATAGCGTAATCAACTTCTTGGTATATTGCAATGGAATGATGTACTTCTGGAAGTCTACTGATGTAACTGGAAAAATACAAGATCATCAGCTCATACTTAAGGTAAccatttgtatttttctaatgGATCATGACATTTGTAAGAATTTGTAGTTTTCTAATGGATTTCAACAACTTGCAGGAGGAAAGCATTGGCACTGACGATAGCACACCAGAGCCTAGTGATGATGGacatggtggtagtggtggtgatgatgatgatgatgacgacgacgacgacgacgacgatgatgatggcAATGAGGGTGGTGATGAcaatgacgatgatgatgggGATGATCGCGGTGGTGCTTCTACTAGTGGTGCTGTTACTGGTGCTATGAGATTTACGGGAGAGACTGCCTTCACCCATGccacacaagatcaagatcatggaGCACCCAGCTCTCAACGTCGCACAAGAAGCAATACTCGTCCATTAGGCCCGTACGACAGTGAGAATGATGGTAGCTCTACCTCTGTCAGTTCCACCTACAGCTACTCGTCGGCACCCTCCTTTCTGTGGCCACCACAACCACATCCGATGGCTGTCCCTCCGCGTCCTCTATATGGATATCCCCATATGTACTATCAAGGATACCTCCCATATGGAAATCCTCACATGTACTATCAGGAATATCCCCCAGAGCAAGATCCCTCCGAATGAGTACCTAAGTATGTAGGTAACACATCTTATTTTCTCACTTGCATTCATTTCTTTTACATCTTCTCATCCATTTTATTTATTCCTTTTTATAGGATTCGACGTTACAATGGGAGTCATCAACAATTTCCGGTCAGTCGTAAGGTTTTCCTATGGGAAAACACAGAAATAAAAATTTTAGAGTATATTTTGTGTTAGCTATTTGAGACTTGTATTATTTGAACCTATATTTTATTTGAACCTATAAATTGTGTTAACAAGTTGCACCTATATTTTATTGCATTTGGATTGTGGTTTGTATTGATAATTTGATATACATATGTTTTACGTCAATTCTATTAATATTTGCTTTGTAAGAAAATCATTATGCATATTGAACTATTATATATAACAATTAGATATAATTCTCTAAAAATATTACACCTCTCTTAACACAATTTGTTATTTTCTATCGTGGTCAACATTTTTCGGTACTTACTCAGAGAATACCACCGAAATTACAACGAAAACCGGTCGAAAAATACGAAATTCGGtggtttcaaatttgaattggtTTACCGAACGGTAAATCCGGTAAACCGGCGGTTTTCGGTGTTTTACCGTTACCGGTAACATCCGGTAAATGGTTTACCGCCGGTAAGTTTTTCCTTGGTGCCCACTGGCGTACCGGCAAGCTGGGCAGACAGGCACAGCTCGCAAGTTGCCCGAGATCCTTGCCACTGGTCGGTGCGGTAAGGATTATGTTTTTGTCACCGCCAGTGGACATGCACGTACCTGTTTAAAGAATATTTATACTTAAAATATCACATACTTaaagaataattatatttaaaaataacatGAGATTCAAAATTGATACAACAAAACAAAGTCTACTATAACAATTAAATTCCTCTAAAACaactaaattatttttttattaaaaatgtAACAATCAACTCCATTCTAAATCTAATCTAATC
This genomic interval carries:
- the LOC120673096 gene encoding uncharacterized protein LOC120673096; protein product: MVDPVWEHGEKRGAGFKCKYCGTSKSDGGATRFKDHLAHRGHDVIDCPSVPPAVKNFFISELDKIKAKKYERQQDRRRRDAAARSTQYVDLEGEEEEEEQDDELQQALRHSREEYEFRQRAGPRYERGGGSGSGQARDPGGGSRQIGRLFSRSRSHIPERARDYNLATASGPRQQRIDTGPWTSKGRTARELLGRAWSKACHSVGIPGRKVDDPYFRAAIIETQKQGTGVTIPTGRDIDGKYLSENMEEIKKEINKWKQEFPEYGATIICDSWTGISRNSVINFLVYCNGMMYFWKSTDVTGKIQDHQLILKFSNGFQQLAGGKHWH